One window from the genome of Pedococcus badiiscoriae encodes:
- a CDS encoding response regulator, giving the protein MRIVVCDDHLLLLEALGLALGARGHEVVALAGTPEEGVSAVAMHRPDVCLLDVNFPGGTSVSAIHVIREISPETKVVMLSAEADHSIVGRAIAEGASGYVGKEKPIVEIVEMLDRAVRGQLAVEPSLLQRALRPQKSTDDPLWALQFLTDREWQVMRCIMDGQTTEEMATSLGVQRSTARTHVQNLLTKLGVHSRLQAAALMSAHGSQESWPAHLR; this is encoded by the coding sequence ATGAGGATCGTCGTCTGCGACGACCACCTGTTGCTGCTCGAGGCCCTCGGTCTCGCGCTCGGGGCTCGTGGACACGAGGTGGTCGCCCTGGCGGGCACTCCCGAGGAGGGAGTCAGCGCGGTGGCGATGCACCGACCCGACGTCTGCCTGCTGGACGTCAACTTCCCGGGTGGCACCTCGGTGTCGGCCATCCACGTCATCCGCGAGATCTCGCCCGAGACCAAGGTCGTGATGCTCTCGGCCGAGGCCGACCACTCGATCGTCGGCCGGGCGATCGCCGAGGGCGCGTCGGGGTACGTCGGCAAGGAGAAGCCGATCGTCGAGATCGTCGAGATGCTGGACCGCGCCGTCCGTGGCCAGCTCGCGGTGGAGCCGTCCCTGTTGCAGCGGGCCCTGCGTCCGCAGAAGTCGACCGACGACCCGTTGTGGGCGCTGCAGTTCCTGACCGACCGGGAGTGGCAGGTGATGCGCTGCATCATGGACGGTCAGACCACTGAGGAGATGGCGACCTCGCTCGGAGTGCAACGCAGCACCGCGCGCACCCACGTCCAGAACCTGCTGACCAAGCTCGGAGTGCACTCCAGGCTCCAGGCGGCGGCGCTGATGTCGGCGCACGGCTCGCAGGAGTCCTGGCCGGCCCACCTGCGCTGA
- a CDS encoding response regulator, with protein sequence MPAPVRVVLVDDHQVFVDALAICLGDYPDIAVEGTATTVSQALRRLQEVECDVLVLDLDLAGEDGLAVAREALATKPSMGIVVATGAAAGDQIVEAVQLGVRGWVTKNETAESLVDAIRGVARGETRIPAGLLAGVLVALSRGQRTAVEHAQGIHELTGRELEVLGCLVEGMSRTEIGTLLHVSPNTVRTHVQSILHKLKVHSALAAVAIARRAGITGASVTSP encoded by the coding sequence ATGCCAGCCCCCGTGCGCGTCGTGCTCGTGGATGACCACCAGGTCTTCGTGGACGCCTTGGCCATCTGCCTGGGGGACTACCCGGACATCGCCGTGGAGGGTACGGCAACCACCGTCTCCCAGGCCCTGCGGCGCCTCCAAGAGGTCGAGTGCGACGTCCTCGTGCTCGACCTCGACCTCGCCGGTGAGGACGGCCTCGCCGTCGCGAGGGAGGCGCTGGCCACCAAGCCCAGCATGGGTATCGTCGTCGCAACCGGCGCGGCAGCAGGGGACCAGATCGTCGAGGCCGTCCAGCTGGGGGTGCGCGGCTGGGTCACCAAGAACGAGACTGCCGAGTCGCTCGTCGACGCCATCCGCGGTGTCGCGCGGGGGGAGACGCGGATCCCGGCAGGTCTGCTGGCGGGGGTGCTCGTGGCCCTGTCGCGCGGTCAGCGCACGGCCGTGGAGCACGCCCAGGGGATCCACGAGCTGACCGGGCGCGAGCTCGAGGTGCTCGGTTGCCTGGTGGAGGGCATGAGCCGCACCGAGATCGGGACCCTGCTGCACGTGTCGCCGAACACCGTGCGCACCCATGTCCAGAGCATCCTGCACAAGCTCAAGGTCCACTCGGCCCTCGCGGCCGTCGCGATCGCACGGCGAGCCGGGATCACCGGTGCGTCGGTAACGTCGCCTTAG
- a CDS encoding maleylpyruvate isomerase family mycothiol-dependent enzyme, producing MTEDAGKAGAGSGGAPRPRPGLDADLRAVARHTELLVDHATHLTDVRAPSLCEGWSRAHVLSHVARNADAIRRLAEWALDGQPREMYPGGTAARDAEIEEGALRAGPASAGDHRPAGVFADDLRSTAAALAPPLAALGGPLAVDEVEMRGGMKISPRALPFMRLREVVYHHVDLDDGFSFTDVEPEVLHRFIDDAVSRLRTGSHPPDLDLRTQEGDRWVVGEPTTEVRGSRAGVLLWLARRIDTGVSATGDLPQLPRGA from the coding sequence GTGACCGAGGACGCCGGCAAGGCCGGAGCTGGATCAGGCGGTGCCCCGAGACCGCGTCCCGGCCTCGATGCGGACCTCAGGGCGGTGGCACGGCATACCGAGCTGCTGGTGGACCACGCCACCCACCTGACCGACGTCCGGGCGCCGTCGCTGTGCGAGGGCTGGAGCCGCGCCCACGTCCTGAGCCACGTGGCCCGGAACGCGGACGCGATCCGGCGACTGGCCGAGTGGGCGCTCGACGGACAGCCCCGGGAGATGTACCCGGGTGGCACCGCGGCGCGCGACGCCGAGATCGAGGAGGGCGCCCTGCGGGCCGGGCCGGCCTCGGCCGGCGACCACCGACCCGCTGGCGTCTTCGCCGATGACCTGCGCAGTACCGCGGCCGCGCTCGCCCCGCCGCTGGCAGCCCTCGGCGGTCCGCTCGCCGTCGACGAGGTCGAGATGCGCGGGGGCATGAAGATCTCGCCGCGGGCACTGCCGTTCATGCGGCTTCGCGAGGTCGTCTACCACCACGTCGACCTCGACGACGGGTTCTCCTTCACCGATGTCGAGCCCGAGGTGCTGCACCGCTTCATCGACGACGCCGTGTCGAGACTGCGGACGGGCAGCCACCCGCCGGACCTCGACCTGCGGACCCAGGAGGGCGACCGGTGGGTGGTCGGCGAGCCGACGACCGAGGTCCGGGGCTCGCGTGCCGGCGTGCTGCTCTGGCTGGCCAGGCGGATCGACACCGGGGTCAGCGCGACGGGCGACCTGCCACAGCTCCCCCGCGGCGCCTAG
- a CDS encoding glycoside hydrolase family 15 protein, with protein MTTPIEEYAVLGDTETAALVSRAGSIDWLCLPRFDSSACFAALLGTPDHGRWLLGPVGQTTSTRKYVENSFVLETIHETDTGAVKVLDLMPLGDGRADIVRSVQGLHGTVTMQHEWVVRFDYGKVRPWVSHSTGHRLDGDVITAVAGPDMLVLRGSRLPRARGGRHVDEFEVEAGQTYTFSTTWFPSYEQVPPPLDIDSRIAETIRASNEWAAQCDYEGPYRELVMRSLLTLRAMTHSRFGGIVAAPTTSLPEDFGGERNWDYRYCWLRDASLTLEALLASGYVDEARLWRNWLLRAVAGDPEDLQIMYTINGSRRLPERTLDHLPGYAGSAPVRIGNGAVDQRQSDVLGEVMIALDEARAKGLEVSTQSWSMQRALVQNLARHWQEPDNGLWEIRGPLRHFTHSRVMVWAAFDRAVRGVEKWGLDGPVERWRDLRDQVRDEILSKGFNAERNTFTQHYDTTEVDASLLLIPLVGFLPPDDPRVIGTVAAIEADLMRGGFLLRYRTETGVDGLAGDEHPFLACSWWLVSAYAVCGQVEKARELMDRLVLLFNDVGLISEEYDPHGGRMVGNFPQAFSHLTFIGAAHALAEAERKGAATPGGELP; from the coding sequence ATGACGACGCCGATCGAGGAGTATGCCGTCCTCGGGGACACCGAGACCGCCGCCCTCGTGAGCCGTGCGGGGTCGATCGACTGGCTGTGCCTGCCGCGCTTCGACTCGTCCGCCTGCTTCGCCGCGCTGCTCGGCACGCCCGACCACGGCCGCTGGCTCCTGGGTCCTGTGGGGCAGACCACGAGCACCCGCAAGTACGTCGAGAACTCGTTCGTGCTGGAGACGATCCACGAGACCGACACCGGCGCGGTGAAGGTGCTCGACCTGATGCCGCTCGGCGACGGACGGGCCGACATCGTCCGCAGCGTGCAGGGCCTGCACGGAACGGTCACCATGCAGCACGAGTGGGTGGTCCGCTTCGACTACGGCAAGGTGCGACCGTGGGTCTCGCACAGCACGGGCCACCGCCTCGACGGCGACGTGATCACCGCTGTCGCGGGGCCGGACATGCTCGTGCTGCGCGGCAGCCGGCTCCCCCGCGCCCGCGGCGGGCGCCACGTCGACGAGTTCGAGGTCGAGGCCGGGCAGACCTACACCTTCTCGACGACCTGGTTCCCCTCCTACGAGCAGGTCCCACCGCCCCTGGACATCGACTCGAGGATCGCCGAGACCATCAGGGCCTCGAACGAGTGGGCGGCGCAGTGCGACTACGAGGGCCCCTACCGCGAGCTCGTCATGAGGTCGCTGCTGACCCTGCGCGCGATGACCCACTCGCGCTTCGGGGGGATCGTGGCGGCGCCGACGACGAGCCTGCCCGAGGACTTCGGCGGCGAGCGCAACTGGGACTACCGCTACTGCTGGCTGCGCGACGCCTCCCTCACCCTGGAGGCGCTGCTGGCGTCGGGCTACGTCGACGAGGCCAGGCTCTGGCGCAACTGGCTGCTGCGCGCCGTCGCCGGCGACCCCGAGGACCTGCAGATCATGTACACCATCAACGGGTCTCGTCGCCTTCCCGAGCGCACCCTCGACCACCTGCCCGGGTATGCCGGGTCGGCCCCCGTCCGGATCGGGAACGGTGCCGTCGACCAGCGGCAGTCCGACGTCCTCGGCGAGGTCATGATCGCGCTCGACGAAGCCCGCGCGAAGGGACTCGAGGTGTCGACCCAGTCGTGGTCGATGCAGCGCGCCCTGGTCCAGAACCTGGCCCGTCACTGGCAGGAGCCGGACAACGGGCTGTGGGAGATCCGCGGTCCGCTGCGCCACTTCACGCACTCACGCGTCATGGTGTGGGCGGCGTTCGACCGGGCGGTCCGAGGAGTCGAGAAGTGGGGCCTCGACGGTCCCGTCGAGCGGTGGCGGGACCTACGGGACCAGGTCCGCGACGAGATCCTCAGCAAGGGCTTCAATGCCGAGCGCAACACCTTCACCCAGCACTACGACACCACCGAGGTCGATGCCTCGCTGCTGCTCATCCCCCTCGTCGGGTTCCTCCCGCCCGATGACCCGCGGGTCATCGGCACGGTCGCGGCCATCGAGGCGGACCTGATGCGCGGCGGCTTCCTGCTGCGCTACCGCACCGAGACCGGCGTGGACGGACTCGCGGGCGACGAGCACCCGTTCCTGGCCTGCTCATGGTGGCTGGTGAGTGCGTATGCCGTCTGCGGCCAGGTCGAGAAGGCCCGGGAGCTGATGGACCGGTTGGTGCTGCTGTTCAACGACGTGGGCCTCATCTCCGAGGAGTACGACCCCCATGGCGGGCGGATGGTGGGAAACTTCCCGCAGGCGTTCTCCCACCTCACCTTCATCGGCGCGGCCCACGCGCTCGCCGAGGCCGAACGGAAAGGCGCCGCAACCCCCGGAGGAGAGCTGCCGTGA
- the uvrA gene encoding excinuclease ABC subunit UvrA: MEPVTSAVPTRRHQHDQLIVRGAREHNLKDVSVELPRDSMIVFTGLSGSGKSSLAFDTIFAEGQRRYVESLSAYARQFLGQMDKPDVDFIEGLSPAVSIDQKSTNRNPRSTVGTITEVYDYLRLLFARAGRPHCPVCGEPITRQSPQQIVDRLLELPEKTRFQVLAPVVRARKGEYVDLFAELQSKGFSRARVDGEVVSLTEPPKLEKQVKHTIDVVVDRLVAKGDDTGAKRRLTDSVETALGLAGGVLVVEFVDKDPQDPERERRFSERMACPNDHPLSMDEIEPRSFSFNSPFGACPKCTGLGTELEVDPELLVPDEDLTLAEGAIAPWASTSGSAEYFQRVMTALGQDLKFTMDTPWKALPERAKEALLHGQNYKVHVRYKNRYGRERSYTTGFEGVVPFVKRRHSETDSDWSRERYEGFMREVPCPACGGARLKPESLAVHIGGRSISAICALAIADCAKFLKEVDFTARERQIAERVIKEIDARLGFLLDVGLDYLSLDRPAGTLSGGEAQRIRLATQIGSGLVGVLYVLDEPSIGLHQRDNHRLIETLTRLRDLGNTLIVVEHDEDTIATADWVVDIGPGAGEHGGVVVHSGPVQGLLEHPDSITGKYLSGRLEIPTPTLRRPQEKGRQVTVVGAREHNLHGVDVSFPLGNLVAVTGVSGSGKSTLVNDILYNVLANKLNGARHVPGRHKTVKGLDNLDKVVHVDQSPIGRTPRSNPATYTGVFDAIRKLFATTTEAKIRGYQPGRFSFNVKGGRCDACSGDGTIKIEMNFLPDVYVPCEVCHGARYNRETLEVHFKGKTIADVLDMPIEEAADFFAAVPGIARHMKTLNEVGLGYVRLGQPAPTLSGGEAQRVKLAAELQKRSTGRTIYVLDEPTTGLHFEDIRKLLMVLQGLVDKGNTVIVIEHNLDVIKNADWIVDMGPEGGNGGGRVVAEGTPEQVAQVEDSYTGQFLAPILARSARTPQRATGAKRTAAAAATRKKTATKVTARKAATVPATKATAVTAKKATKRTP; this comes from the coding sequence ATGGAGCCCGTGACTTCAGCCGTGCCGACCCGCCGCCACCAGCACGACCAGCTCATCGTCCGCGGAGCCCGTGAGCACAACCTCAAGGACGTCTCCGTCGAGCTGCCCCGTGACTCCATGATCGTCTTCACCGGTCTGTCGGGCTCCGGCAAGTCGTCGCTGGCCTTCGACACCATCTTCGCGGAGGGCCAGCGCCGCTACGTCGAGTCCCTGTCCGCCTACGCGCGCCAGTTCCTCGGCCAGATGGACAAGCCCGACGTCGACTTCATCGAGGGGCTCTCACCGGCGGTCTCGATCGACCAGAAGTCCACCAACCGCAACCCGCGGTCGACGGTGGGCACGATCACCGAGGTCTACGACTACCTCCGGCTGCTCTTCGCCCGTGCCGGGCGCCCGCACTGCCCCGTGTGCGGGGAGCCGATCACCAGGCAGAGCCCGCAGCAGATCGTCGACCGGCTGCTCGAGCTGCCGGAGAAGACGCGGTTCCAGGTGCTGGCCCCCGTCGTGCGGGCGCGCAAGGGCGAGTACGTCGACCTGTTCGCCGAGCTGCAGAGCAAGGGGTTCTCGCGGGCGCGGGTCGACGGCGAGGTGGTGAGCCTCACCGAGCCGCCCAAGCTCGAGAAGCAGGTCAAGCACACCATCGACGTCGTGGTGGACCGCCTGGTCGCCAAGGGCGACGACACGGGCGCCAAGCGCCGCCTGACGGACTCGGTCGAGACCGCCCTGGGTCTGGCTGGTGGCGTGCTCGTCGTCGAGTTCGTCGACAAGGACCCCCAGGACCCGGAGCGCGAGCGCCGGTTCTCGGAGCGGATGGCCTGCCCCAACGACCACCCGTTGTCGATGGACGAGATCGAGCCTCGCTCGTTCTCCTTCAACAGCCCGTTCGGCGCCTGTCCCAAGTGCACCGGTCTCGGGACAGAGCTCGAGGTCGACCCCGAGCTGCTGGTCCCCGACGAGGACCTCACCCTGGCCGAGGGGGCGATTGCGCCCTGGGCCTCGACGAGCGGCTCGGCCGAGTACTTCCAGCGGGTCATGACCGCCCTGGGCCAGGACCTCAAGTTCACCATGGACACCCCGTGGAAGGCGCTGCCCGAGCGTGCCAAGGAGGCGCTGCTCCACGGCCAGAACTACAAGGTCCACGTCCGCTACAAGAACCGCTACGGCCGCGAGCGCTCCTACACCACCGGCTTCGAGGGCGTCGTCCCGTTCGTCAAGCGCCGGCACTCGGAGACCGACTCGGACTGGAGCCGGGAGCGCTACGAGGGGTTCATGCGGGAGGTGCCCTGCCCGGCGTGCGGCGGGGCCCGGCTGAAGCCCGAGTCGCTCGCGGTGCACATCGGCGGACGGAGCATCTCCGCCATCTGCGCCCTCGCCATCGCGGACTGCGCCAAGTTCCTCAAGGAGGTCGACTTCACCGCGCGCGAGCGCCAGATCGCCGAGCGGGTGATCAAGGAGATCGACGCGCGGCTGGGGTTCCTGCTCGACGTCGGGCTCGACTACCTCTCGCTCGACCGGCCGGCCGGCACCCTGTCCGGCGGCGAGGCCCAGCGCATCCGGCTCGCGACGCAGATCGGCTCCGGCCTGGTCGGCGTGCTGTACGTCCTCGACGAGCCGAGCATCGGACTGCACCAGCGTGACAACCACCGGCTCATCGAGACGCTGACCCGGCTGCGCGACCTCGGCAACACGCTCATCGTCGTCGAGCACGACGAGGACACCATCGCCACGGCCGACTGGGTCGTCGACATCGGCCCGGGCGCGGGGGAGCACGGCGGTGTCGTGGTGCACTCCGGACCGGTGCAGGGCCTGCTGGAGCACCCCGACTCGATCACCGGCAAGTACCTCTCCGGACGCCTCGAGATCCCGACCCCGACGCTGCGCCGGCCCCAGGAGAAGGGCCGCCAGGTCACGGTCGTCGGTGCCCGCGAGCACAACCTGCACGGGGTGGACGTGTCGTTCCCGCTCGGCAACCTCGTCGCGGTCACGGGAGTCTCCGGGTCGGGCAAGTCCACCTTGGTCAACGACATCCTCTACAACGTCCTGGCCAACAAGCTCAACGGCGCGCGCCACGTGCCGGGGCGTCACAAGACCGTCAAGGGGCTCGACAACCTCGACAAGGTCGTCCACGTCGACCAGAGCCCCATCGGTCGCACCCCGCGCTCCAACCCCGCCACCTACACAGGGGTTTTCGACGCCATCCGCAAGCTGTTCGCGACCACGACCGAGGCCAAGATCCGCGGTTACCAGCCCGGTAGGTTCTCGTTCAACGTCAAGGGCGGGCGCTGCGACGCCTGCTCGGGTGACGGCACGATCAAGATCGAGATGAACTTCCTCCCCGACGTCTACGTGCCCTGCGAGGTGTGCCACGGGGCCCGCTACAACCGCGAGACGCTCGAAGTCCACTTCAAGGGCAAGACCATCGCCGACGTCCTCGACATGCCGATCGAGGAGGCCGCCGACTTCTTCGCGGCGGTCCCGGGGATCGCCCGGCACATGAAGACGCTCAACGAGGTCGGCCTCGGCTACGTCCGGCTCGGTCAGCCCGCACCCACCCTCTCGGGTGGCGAGGCGCAACGCGTCAAGCTCGCCGCCGAGCTGCAGAAGCGGTCGACCGGACGCACCATCTACGTCCTCGACGAGCCCACGACCGGGCTGCACTTCGAGGACATCCGCAAGCTCCTGATGGTCCTCCAGGGCCTGGTCGACAAGGGCAACACGGTGATCGTCATCGAGCACAACCTCGACGTCATCAAGAACGCCGACTGGATCGTCGACATGGGTCCAGAGGGCGGCAACGGCGGTGGTCGGGTGGTCGCCGAGGGGACCCCCGAGCAGGTCGCGCAGGTCGAGGACAGCTACACGGGCCAGTTCCTCGCGCCGATCCTGGCCCGCAGTGCTCGCACGCCGCAGCGTGCCACCGGCGCCAAGCGCACCGCTGCCGCGGCGGCCACCAGGAAGAAGACGGCGACCAAGGTGACCGCTCGGAAGGCCGCCACGGTGCCGGCGACGAAGGCCACCGCGGTGACCGCGAAGAAGGCCACCAAGCGCACCCCGTGA
- a CDS encoding ATP-binding cassette domain-containing protein yields the protein MSAMLEVKDLVVSYGKIKAVKGITFSVQEGEVVTLIGTNGAGKTTTLRTISGLLRPTSGSIRFQGKRIDDMAAHSIVSLGLAHSPEGRRIFPRLTVEQNLMLGAFSRRDGDVKKDLKAAYDLFPILGERSNQPAGTFSGGEQQMLAMGRAMMSRPKLLMLDEPSMGLSPIMMKRIMTTVTTLKQQGTTILLVEQNAQAALNRANQGYVLEVGKIVLSGTGKELLASDDVRKAYLGED from the coding sequence GTGAGCGCCATGCTGGAGGTCAAGGACCTCGTCGTCTCGTACGGCAAGATCAAGGCCGTCAAGGGCATCACCTTCTCGGTCCAGGAGGGCGAGGTGGTCACCCTGATCGGCACGAACGGCGCCGGCAAGACGACCACGCTGCGGACCATCTCGGGTCTGCTGCGCCCGACGAGCGGCTCGATCCGCTTCCAGGGCAAGCGGATCGACGACATGGCGGCACACTCGATCGTCTCGCTCGGGCTCGCCCACTCCCCCGAAGGACGCCGGATCTTCCCGCGCCTGACGGTCGAGCAGAACCTCATGCTGGGGGCCTTCTCGCGGCGCGACGGCGACGTCAAGAAGGACCTCAAGGCCGCCTACGACCTGTTCCCTATCCTGGGCGAGCGCAGCAACCAGCCGGCTGGCACCTTCTCCGGTGGTGAGCAGCAGATGCTCGCGATGGGCCGGGCCATGATGAGCCGCCCCAAGCTGCTCATGCTCGACGAGCCGTCCATGGGCCTGTCCCCCATCATGATGAAGCGCATCATGACCACGGTGACCACGCTCAAGCAGCAGGGCACCACCATCCTGCTCGTGGAGCAGAACGCCCAGGCCGCGCTCAACCGGGCCAACCAGGGGTACGTCCTCGAGGTGGGAAAGATCGTCCTCTCCGGGACCGGCAAGGAGCTGCTCGCCAGCGACGACGTCCGCAAGGCCTATCTCGGCGAGGACTGA
- a CDS encoding ABC transporter ATP-binding protein, producing MTVTDTTTPVAAASHGAPILQARGVTMRFGGLTAVKDVDMTVNEGEIVGLIGPNGAGKTTFFNCLTGLYKPTEGEVTLMGSVIPPRPRAVVIAGMARTFQNIRLFANMTALENVMVGRYCRTSSMALTSILRGPKFRREEAETRARAQELLDFVGLGKSAEHLARNMPYGDQRRLEIARALATDPKLILLDEPTAGMNPQETRQASDLIFKIRDSGLAVVVIEHDMRFIFNLCDRVLCLVRGEVLVEGTPAEVQSDPRVIEAYIGGGDDDESDESDESSDLGPATTTEVSE from the coding sequence ATGACCGTCACCGACACCACCACACCCGTCGCCGCGGCATCGCACGGAGCCCCCATCCTGCAGGCCCGGGGCGTCACGATGCGCTTCGGCGGCCTCACCGCGGTCAAGGACGTCGACATGACCGTCAACGAGGGCGAGATCGTCGGTCTGATCGGCCCCAACGGCGCCGGCAAGACGACCTTCTTCAACTGCCTGACGGGCCTCTACAAGCCGACCGAGGGCGAGGTGACGTTGATGGGATCGGTGATCCCGCCGCGTCCCCGCGCCGTCGTCATCGCGGGTATGGCGCGCACGTTCCAGAACATCCGCCTGTTCGCCAACATGACTGCGCTCGAGAACGTCATGGTGGGCCGGTACTGCCGCACGAGCTCGATGGCCCTCACCTCGATCCTGCGCGGACCCAAGTTCCGCAGGGAGGAGGCCGAGACCCGGGCACGGGCCCAGGAGCTGCTGGACTTCGTGGGTCTCGGCAAGTCCGCCGAGCACCTCGCGCGCAACATGCCGTACGGCGACCAGCGTCGGCTCGAGATCGCCCGCGCCCTGGCCACGGACCCCAAGCTCATCCTGCTCGACGAGCCGACAGCCGGGATGAACCCGCAGGAGACCCGGCAGGCCAGCGACCTGATCTTCAAGATCAGGGACAGTGGCCTGGCGGTCGTCGTCATCGAGCACGACATGCGGTTCATCTTCAACCTCTGCGACCGCGTGCTGTGCCTGGTGCGCGGCGAGGTGCTCGTCGAGGGCACCCCCGCCGAGGTCCAGTCGGACCCTCGGGTCATCGAGGCCTACATCGGGGGCGGAGACGACGACGAGAGTGACGAGAGTGACGAGTCGTCCGATCTGGGCCCCGCCACGACCACGGAGGTGTCCGAGTGA
- a CDS encoding branched-chain amino acid ABC transporter permease gives MSTETPVVVDQEQPKTPLLERFPGRGSAVAWPLTLAGIVVTVAGCFLSWSYSSDVLGDLSINFYPGGVQNCMILLALVTLVFLLAHRGPLTRLGSWVDTAAAVRVLGLGALGYMTLALVLIAVQAGGLININPGGWVSWLGSLAMAAGGLMLVSEPHKDPLFAKTSSWVEISTIIVMMALVLFGAAYALGIADGGSFVLFLVLLAAVAFALAKSGVFTWIGIIAQKNRQVLMLGAFVVAFLFPFTQGGSDENMSIATQVLIFAATALGLNIVVGLAGLLDLGYIAFLGAGAYVGASLSTSTFAQIGWKPPFIVVVVVGALFSATLGLIIGSPTLRVSGDYLAIVTLAFGEIFRLTMGNLDGNNGPDLTNGPNGIPAIPDLKLGSFDFGQPHVVLGITLGRFANYYFLLLVLAAVIITIFSRLNNSRIGRGWVAIREDEKAAEAMGVNVFGLKLFAFAGGAFLAGMAGTVKAHHDVSVSPDQYVFLESAFLLAAIVLGGMGTVAGVLVGATILKLLPEKLRFVADYRLLIFGLLLVLMMRFRPEGLVASQRRKLEFHEEDEGLAERIEEVHLEEQGATA, from the coding sequence ATGAGCACCGAGACGCCGGTCGTCGTCGACCAGGAGCAGCCGAAGACCCCACTCCTCGAACGGTTCCCGGGGCGCGGGAGCGCAGTCGCGTGGCCGCTCACCCTGGCCGGGATCGTCGTGACCGTGGCTGGGTGCTTCCTGTCCTGGAGCTACTCGAGCGACGTGCTCGGGGACCTCTCCATCAACTTCTACCCGGGCGGCGTGCAGAACTGCATGATTCTCCTGGCGCTCGTGACGCTCGTGTTCCTGCTCGCCCACCGGGGCCCGCTGACCAGGCTCGGGAGCTGGGTCGACACGGCCGCGGCCGTGCGTGTGCTCGGCCTCGGAGCCCTGGGCTACATGACCCTCGCACTGGTCCTCATCGCCGTCCAGGCCGGAGGGTTGATCAACATCAACCCCGGCGGGTGGGTCTCGTGGCTGGGCAGCCTGGCCATGGCCGCGGGCGGCCTCATGCTCGTGTCCGAGCCACACAAGGACCCGCTCTTCGCCAAGACGTCGTCCTGGGTCGAGATCAGCACGATCATCGTGATGATGGCGCTGGTCCTGTTCGGGGCCGCGTACGCCCTGGGCATCGCCGACGGCGGCAGCTTCGTGCTCTTCCTGGTCCTGCTCGCGGCGGTCGCGTTCGCCCTCGCGAAGTCCGGGGTGTTCACCTGGATCGGGATCATCGCGCAGAAGAACCGCCAGGTGCTCATGCTCGGTGCGTTCGTCGTGGCGTTCCTGTTCCCCTTCACCCAGGGTGGCTCCGACGAGAACATGTCGATCGCCACGCAGGTGCTGATCTTCGCCGCCACCGCGCTGGGCCTCAACATCGTCGTGGGCCTGGCCGGCCTGCTCGACCTCGGGTACATCGCCTTCCTCGGCGCCGGCGCCTACGTGGGTGCCTCGTTGTCGACCTCCACGTTCGCCCAGATCGGGTGGAAGCCGCCGTTCATCGTCGTCGTGGTGGTCGGTGCCCTGTTCTCGGCGACGCTCGGCCTCATCATCGGCTCGCCGACCCTGCGCGTCTCGGGCGACTACCTGGCCATCGTGACGCTGGCCTTCGGTGAGATCTTCCGCCTCACCATGGGCAACCTGGACGGCAACAACGGTCCGGACCTCACCAACGGGCCCAACGGCATCCCCGCGATCCCCGACCTCAAGCTCGGCTCGTTCGACTTCGGGCAGCCACACGTCGTCCTGGGCATCACCCTCGGTCGGTTCGCGAACTACTACTTCCTGCTGCTCGTGCTCGCCGCCGTCATCATCACCATCTTCTCGCGCCTCAACAACAGCCGCATCGGCCGTGGCTGGGTCGCCATCCGTGAGGACGAGAAGGCGGCCGAGGCGATGGGCGTCAACGTGTTCGGCCTCAAGCTGTTCGCCTTCGCCGGTGGGGCGTTCCTCGCCGGCATGGCCGGGACCGTCAAGGCGCACCACGACGTGTCGGTCAGCCCTGACCAGTACGTCTTCCTGGAGTCGGCCTTCCTGCTCGCCGCCATCGTGCTCGGCGGCATGGGCACCGTCGCCGGTGTCCTCGTCGGTGCCACGATCCTCAAGCTGCTCCCCGAGAAGCTGCGGTTCGTCGCCGACTACCGACTGCTTATCTTCGGCCTCCTGCTGGTCCTGATGATGCGCTTCCGTCCCGAGGGCCTGGTCGCGAGCCAACGGCGCAAGCTGGAGTTCCACGAAGAGGACGAGGGGCTGGCTGAACGCATCGAGGAAGTCCATCTCGAGGAGCAGGGAGCCACGGCATGA